A single genomic interval of Heterodontus francisci isolate sHetFra1 chromosome 45, sHetFra1.hap1, whole genome shotgun sequence harbors:
- the LOC137356318 gene encoding histone H2B 7-like, giving the protein MVDEKKTTAPSKKGAKKVLKKAPTKGTKKRRRSRKESYSIYVYKVMKQVHPDTGISSKAMSIMNSFVNDIFERIAGEASRLAHYNKRSTISSREIQTAVRLLLPGELAKHAVSEGTKAVTKYTSSK; this is encoded by the coding sequence ATGGTTGACGAGAAGAAAACTACAGCACCttccaagaagggcgccaagaaagttctgaagaaggcgccAACAAAGGGCACCAAGAAACGGAGAAGATCCAGGAaagaaagttactccatctacgtgtacaaagtgatgaagcaggttcaccctgacaccggcatctcctccaaggccatgagcatcatgaattcgtttgtgaatgatattttcgagcgaatcgcgggtgaggcttcccgcctggcccattacaacaaacgcagcaccatcagctcccgggagatccagaccgccgtgcgcctgctgctgcccggggagctggccaaacacgccgtgtcggaaggtacaaaggcggtcaccaagtacaccagctccaagtaa